The proteins below come from a single Holdemania massiliensis genomic window:
- the ybeY gene encoding rRNA maturation RNase YbeY translates to MMITCTFVNKTREKQWKEYYADFEKIAAHALTVLDKPGDYTISVILVKSKRIHQINRDYRQVDRPTDVISFAACDSQDEFELIEEAEVELGDIFINVEAAITQAEEYGHSLRREICFLFTHGLLHCFGYDHMQPDEEKIMFELQHEILDPLVPRS, encoded by the coding sequence ATGATGATAACCTGTACTTTTGTCAATAAAACGCGGGAAAAGCAATGGAAAGAATATTATGCGGATTTTGAGAAGATTGCAGCGCATGCGCTGACAGTCTTAGACAAGCCGGGCGACTATACGATTTCAGTGATTCTGGTCAAATCCAAACGAATCCACCAGATTAATCGCGACTATCGGCAGGTGGACCGACCGACGGATGTGATTTCGTTTGCGGCCTGCGACAGTCAGGATGAATTTGAATTAATCGAGGAAGCCGAAGTCGAGCTAGGCGACATCTTCATCAATGTTGAAGCTGCCATCACCCAGGCTGAGGAATATGGTCACTCCCTGCGCCGGGAAATCTGTTTTCTGTTTACCCATGGCCTTCTACATTGCTTTGGTTATGATCACATGCAGCCGGATGAGGAAAAAATCATGTTTGAGCTTCAGCATGAAATTCTTGATCCACTGGTGCCAAGATCCTAA
- a CDS encoding diacylglycerol kinase, with translation MQAFIKKFKPAFEGLICAAQDRSIALQLGLAVLAGLAGIVLGFVWWEWALVITLIGLVVTAEILNTAIEKLCDFVQPNHDPRIKTIKDLAAAAVLFASLTALIVGLMLVVIHLIR, from the coding sequence ATGCAGGCTTTTATCAAAAAATTCAAGCCTGCGTTTGAAGGCTTGATCTGCGCTGCGCAGGACCGCAGCATCGCACTGCAGCTGGGACTGGCCGTGCTCGCCGGATTAGCCGGCATTGTTCTGGGCTTTGTGTGGTGGGAATGGGCGTTGGTGATCACGCTGATCGGCTTGGTGGTGACCGCGGAAATACTGAACACCGCGATTGAAAAACTGTGTGATTTTGTCCAGCCCAATCACGATCCCCGGATCAAAACGATTAAAGATCTGGCCGCGGCGGCAGTGCTGTTTGCATCGCTGACGGCGCTGATCGTCGGTCTGATGCTGGTTGTCATCCATCTAATAAGATAG
- the cdd gene encoding cytidine deaminase: protein MYENLVKEAFAAMQSAYAPYSNYHVGACVLCKDGRTFRGVNIENASYGATNCAERSAVFAAYSYGYRKNEIEAIAIVSDGARIGTPCGICRQVLSELLNSDTPIILSNGKETMTTTIAELLPMSFGMEDLA from the coding sequence ATGTACGAAAATTTAGTCAAAGAAGCTTTTGCGGCGATGCAATCCGCATATGCTCCCTATTCCAACTATCATGTCGGAGCGTGTGTCTTATGCAAGGATGGCCGCACCTTTCGCGGCGTGAACATTGAGAATGCTTCCTATGGGGCTACCAACTGCGCTGAACGCAGTGCCGTTTTTGCCGCCTATTCCTATGGATACCGCAAAAATGAAATTGAAGCGATCGCGATTGTCAGCGATGGTGCGCGGATCGGCACGCCATGCGGAATTTGCCGTCAGGTGCTCAGCGAACTGCTGAACAGCGATACCCCGATCATCCTGTCCAACGGTAAGGAAACCATGACGACAACCATCGCCGAACTGCTGCCGATGAGCTTTGGCATGGAGGATCTGGCATGA
- the era gene encoding GTPase Era produces MKSGFVALIGRPNAGKSTLLNALVQQKVAIISPKPQTTRNSIRAIRTDDDSQIIFVDTPGIHKPKHELGTQMNKEAYSAAAGVDLIYYLVDGSVPFGSGDEFVLNTLRQMHLPVYLILNKIDLLEKEQLIELLLQWQKRMDFKEIIPISAKTQNNLDQLIEVTKNDLTDGVQYYPADQVCDYPEQFIMAEIIREKVLMLTEEEVPHSVAVVIERIRKNREHLIINAMILVERDSQKGIIIGKQGRMIKQIGMQAREELQGLLGEPIFLELFVRVEKDWRNKRAKLQQLGYIQTELEDE; encoded by the coding sequence ATGAAGTCCGGCTTCGTCGCGCTGATCGGCCGGCCCAATGCCGGGAAAAGCACATTGCTCAACGCTTTGGTTCAGCAGAAGGTGGCGATCATTTCCCCTAAACCTCAGACGACCCGCAATTCGATCCGGGCCATTCGCACGGATGACGATTCGCAAATTATTTTTGTGGATACGCCGGGCATTCATAAACCCAAGCATGAACTAGGGACCCAGATGAATAAGGAAGCTTATTCTGCGGCGGCGGGGGTGGATTTGATCTACTATCTGGTCGACGGCTCGGTTCCCTTTGGCAGCGGTGATGAATTTGTGCTGAACACGCTTCGGCAGATGCATCTGCCGGTGTACTTGATCCTCAACAAAATTGATCTTTTGGAAAAAGAACAGCTGATCGAGCTTTTGCTTCAATGGCAGAAACGGATGGATTTCAAAGAGATCATTCCGATCAGCGCCAAGACGCAGAACAACCTGGATCAGCTGATTGAAGTGACCAAAAATGATCTGACCGACGGCGTGCAGTATTATCCGGCGGATCAGGTCTGTGATTATCCAGAACAGTTCATCATGGCGGAAATCATTCGTGAAAAAGTGCTGATGCTGACAGAAGAAGAAGTTCCCCATTCCGTAGCCGTGGTGATCGAACGAATTCGCAAGAACCGCGAACATCTGATTATCAACGCGATGATCTTAGTGGAACGCGATTCGCAAAAGGGCATTATCATCGGTAAACAAGGCAGAATGATCAAACAGATTGGGATGCAGGCGCGGGAAGAACTTCAGGGACTGCTGGGGGAACCGATCTTTCTGGAGCTGTTTGTGCGGGTGGAAAAAGACTGGCGCAACAAGCGTGCCAAACTGCAGCAGTTAGGCTATATCCAGACGGAGCTTGAGGATGAGTGA
- the recO gene encoding DNA repair protein RecO: protein MSEARIEAVILKQQDYRENDALITVLSREHGKLGFVCRGIRKMASKNAVSCMPFVLSELMFEYKEQATLFSLKTARVLASHRYIREDLEKMTIAQVMCEIADKLLEQGESDLEAAAEVYDLLSASLDRLDQEADSYLILAQFAALILKVEGIEPIVDECVLCSNTQVQTISVEEGGFLCAECAAMVHARPMEVGALKRFRLINKAQLVHFKQLQPYGPWTKKDAELLVEFLMLHSGVKLESWRFLDRLSN, encoded by the coding sequence ATGAGTGAAGCTAGAATTGAAGCGGTAATTCTGAAGCAGCAGGACTATCGGGAAAACGACGCGCTGATTACGGTGCTGTCGCGGGAACATGGCAAGCTGGGCTTTGTCTGCCGCGGCATCCGCAAGATGGCAAGCAAAAACGCGGTGTCCTGCATGCCGTTCGTCCTGTCGGAACTGATGTTTGAGTACAAGGAACAGGCGACGCTGTTTTCGTTAAAAACCGCGCGGGTGTTGGCGTCACATCGGTATATTCGCGAAGATTTGGAGAAAATGACAATTGCCCAGGTGATGTGTGAGATCGCAGATAAGCTTTTAGAACAGGGTGAGAGTGATCTGGAAGCGGCGGCGGAGGTCTATGATCTGTTAAGTGCCAGTCTGGATCGGTTGGATCAAGAGGCGGATAGCTATCTGATTCTGGCGCAGTTTGCCGCCTTGATTCTGAAAGTGGAAGGCATTGAGCCGATCGTCGATGAATGCGTCCTATGCTCGAATACTCAGGTTCAGACGATTTCCGTGGAAGAAGGCGGATTTCTGTGCGCGGAATGCGCAGCGATGGTGCATGCCCGGCCAATGGAGGTCGGAGCGTTAAAACGTTTCCGGCTGATCAACAAGGCGCAGCTCGTCCACTTTAAGCAGCTTCAACCCTATGGCCCCTGGACAAAAAAAGATGCGGAATTGCTGGTCGAATTTTTAATGCTACACAGTGGTGTAAAGCTGGAAAGTTGGCGCTTTCTGGACCGTTTATCCAATTGA
- a CDS encoding glycine--tRNA ligase: MAVKQFETIVAHAKNSGFVFQGSEIYGGLSNTWDFGPLGVELKDNIKRAWWKKFIQSHPNNVGIQAAILMNPKVWEASGHLKGFSDPLMDCRHCKTRHRADHLIEEATEGKVVPEGWSNEKMMDFIKENHIACPNCGSHDFTDIRQFNLMFKTFQGILEDAKNTIYLRPETAQGMFVNFKNVQRSMRRKLPFGIGQIGKSFRNEITPGNFIFRTREFEQMEMEFFCKPGEDLEWYEYWKNFCMSWLTRLGLTTENLRFREHTPEELAFYSKGTSDIEYLFPFGWGELWGIADRTDYDLKCHQEHSGESLEYLDPQTNEKYLPYCVEPAVGVERLMLAFLCDAYDEEVINEKDTRIVLHLHPALAPIKACILPLSKQLSQQAKDVYGQLADSFVCEYDEAGSIGKRYRRQDAIGTPFCVTIDFETEKDGCVTVRERDSMNQVRLPISELEAHIQAALKF; this comes from the coding sequence ATGGCAGTGAAACAGTTTGAGACGATTGTCGCGCACGCAAAAAATTCCGGTTTTGTGTTTCAGGGCTCCGAAATTTACGGTGGCCTGAGCAATACCTGGGATTTCGGTCCGCTGGGCGTTGAACTCAAAGACAATATTAAACGGGCCTGGTGGAAGAAGTTCATTCAGTCCCATCCAAATAACGTCGGCATCCAGGCGGCGATCTTAATGAATCCGAAGGTGTGGGAAGCCAGCGGTCACTTAAAAGGCTTTTCTGATCCTTTGATGGACTGCCGTCACTGCAAGACCCGTCACCGCGCGGATCACCTGATTGAAGAAGCGACGGAAGGCAAGGTGGTGCCGGAGGGCTGGAGCAACGAAAAGATGATGGATTTTATCAAGGAAAACCACATTGCCTGCCCGAATTGCGGCAGTCATGACTTTACGGATATCCGTCAGTTCAACCTGATGTTTAAAACCTTCCAAGGCATTTTGGAGGATGCAAAGAATACGATTTATCTGCGTCCGGAAACCGCCCAGGGCATGTTTGTCAACTTCAAGAATGTCCAGCGCTCAATGCGCCGCAAGCTGCCGTTTGGCATCGGTCAGATCGGCAAAAGCTTCCGCAACGAAATCACACCGGGCAACTTCATTTTCCGCACCCGTGAATTTGAACAGATGGAAATGGAATTTTTCTGCAAGCCAGGCGAGGATCTCGAATGGTATGAATACTGGAAAAATTTCTGCATGAGCTGGCTGACCCGTCTCGGTTTAACAACGGAGAACCTGCGGTTTCGGGAACATACGCCGGAAGAGCTGGCCTTCTATTCCAAAGGCACCAGCGATATTGAATATCTGTTCCCTTTTGGCTGGGGTGAACTGTGGGGGATTGCCGACCGGACCGATTATGACCTGAAATGTCATCAGGAACATTCCGGTGAGTCCTTAGAATATCTCGATCCGCAGACCAATGAAAAATATCTGCCGTACTGCGTGGAACCGGCAGTCGGTGTTGAACGTTTGATGCTGGCTTTCCTGTGCGATGCTTATGATGAAGAAGTGATCAATGAAAAGGATACCCGCATTGTTCTGCATCTGCATCCGGCCCTGGCTCCGATCAAAGCCTGCATTCTGCCGCTGTCCAAACAACTTTCCCAGCAAGCGAAGGATGTCTATGGTCAGCTGGCTGACAGCTTTGTCTGTGAGTATGATGAGGCTGGCAGCATCGGTAAGCGTTACCGCCGTCAGGATGCAATTGGAACGCCGTTTTGTGTCACAATTGATTTTGAAACGGAAAAGGATGGCTGCGTCACCGTGCGTGAGCGCGACAGTATGAATCAGGTGCGTCTGCCGATCAGTGAATTGGAAGCGCACATCCAAGCAGCGCTGAAATTCTGA
- the dnaG gene encoding DNA primase: MRLSEEEITAVRNSADIAEVIGHYLPLVKKGRSMACVCPFHDDHDPSLSISQDKQIYKCFVCGAGGNVFTFVQNYEKVSFPEAVAKVAEISGYKLSFDPSALKTPVDPKKDALYKVLAETIRYTHYQLGAQAGTPVRQYLSQRGIDEATIEKFEIGWNGPGDELLRFLQAKGYNEQDMVASNVVRLNESGLHDVFSSRITFPIHDSLGNPIGFTARSMDPEAQSKYINTTETDVYVKGHTVFNYHRAKQPSRQEGRVLLCEGVTDVLAFSQAGMDNVVATLGTACTAEQLRLLRQCSLHLTFCYDGDKAGQNATYKAAQLARAAGFEVGIVNNQTGLDPDEILRRHGAEELKAMTRKELTWMEFVFQYLASRYDLENYSEKKEFTFKVEAEIKQLTDEFDRQNFAHQLEQLTGFHLDLGAAPALKAEDSPSGRVKRVPVRLNPSRDGKTNAEHLILALMLTSRDAVEMFKEKLGFLLNEENQQLAMMILDYSRSHPQLQLADFISTIDEEALRQKVLDLSEWECPQFTPEVMEGAVRRLQRCMLEERINDLKQQILRISNPESQAALLHERMQLQRELRGYLDEEKHQD; the protein is encoded by the coding sequence ATGCGTCTGAGCGAGGAAGAAATCACCGCGGTCAGAAACAGCGCGGATATCGCGGAAGTCATCGGCCACTATCTGCCGTTAGTCAAAAAAGGCCGTTCGATGGCCTGTGTCTGTCCCTTCCACGACGATCATGATCCGTCGCTGTCGATCTCACAAGACAAACAGATTTATAAATGTTTTGTCTGCGGCGCCGGCGGCAACGTCTTTACCTTCGTCCAGAACTATGAAAAAGTAAGCTTTCCTGAAGCCGTTGCCAAGGTTGCAGAGATTAGCGGCTACAAGCTTTCTTTCGATCCCTCCGCATTGAAAACGCCGGTGGATCCGAAGAAAGACGCATTATATAAGGTACTGGCGGAAACGATTCGCTACACTCATTATCAGCTGGGGGCTCAGGCGGGAACGCCGGTGCGTCAGTATCTGTCCCAGCGCGGGATCGACGAAGCTACGATTGAAAAGTTTGAGATCGGCTGGAATGGTCCTGGGGATGAACTGCTTCGTTTTCTTCAGGCCAAGGGCTACAACGAACAGGATATGGTGGCTTCCAATGTCGTAAGACTGAATGAAAGCGGTCTTCACGATGTGTTTTCCAGCCGAATTACATTTCCGATTCATGACTCACTCGGCAATCCGATCGGATTCACCGCCCGCAGCATGGATCCGGAAGCTCAAAGCAAGTATATCAACACGACCGAAACCGATGTTTACGTCAAAGGTCATACCGTCTTCAACTACCATCGCGCTAAACAGCCCTCCCGTCAGGAAGGGCGGGTGCTTTTATGCGAGGGAGTCACCGATGTGCTGGCTTTTTCCCAGGCGGGAATGGACAATGTTGTCGCAACGCTGGGCACAGCCTGTACCGCTGAGCAGCTGCGGCTGCTGCGGCAATGTTCGCTCCATCTGACTTTCTGTTATGATGGCGATAAAGCCGGACAGAATGCGACCTACAAGGCGGCGCAGCTGGCCCGCGCGGCCGGCTTTGAGGTGGGCATTGTCAACAATCAAACCGGTTTGGATCCGGATGAGATTCTGCGCCGGCACGGCGCGGAAGAATTGAAGGCCATGACCCGCAAAGAGCTGACGTGGATGGAATTTGTTTTCCAGTATTTAGCCAGCCGCTACGATCTGGAAAATTATTCTGAGAAAAAGGAATTCACGTTCAAAGTTGAAGCCGAGATTAAACAGCTCACTGATGAATTTGACCGACAGAATTTTGCCCATCAGCTGGAACAGTTAACCGGATTTCATCTGGATCTGGGGGCAGCTCCTGCCTTGAAAGCAGAAGATTCCCCGTCCGGCAGGGTAAAAAGAGTTCCAGTTCGTTTAAATCCGTCGCGAGATGGTAAGACTAATGCAGAACACCTGATTCTGGCGCTAATGCTTACCAGCCGCGATGCTGTAGAAATGTTCAAAGAAAAACTCGGTTTTCTGCTCAATGAAGAAAATCAGCAGCTGGCGATGATGATCCTGGATTACAGCCGGTCTCATCCTCAGCTGCAGCTTGCGGATTTCATCAGTACGATTGATGAGGAAGCGCTGAGACAAAAGGTTCTGGATCTTTCAGAATGGGAGTGTCCACAATTTACACCGGAAGTGATGGAGGGAGCAGTCCGCCGTCTGCAGCGGTGTATGCTGGAAGAAAGAATAAATGATCTGAAACAACAGATCCTGCGGATCAGCAATCCGGAAAGCCAGGCTGCCCTTCTCCATGAACGGATGCAGCTGCAAAGAGAATTAAGGGGGTACCTTGATGAAGAAAAACACCAAGACTAA
- the rpoD gene encoding RNA polymerase sigma factor RpoD, with amino-acid sequence MKKNTKTKETKMPVYKTLDQLKEEFKKTYLADKVIYQKDVMDALEHLDLTDNDMDDLYEWFAAEGIDISEDDDIEELENIDIPEAGAMTQDIGDDLEFLAEDAGEDFDAEVEDVEVPVDLSETYSSSPYVRINDPVKMYLKEIGRVPLLNPEDEPEIARRIQAGDEEAKRILISSNLRLVVSIAKKYVGRGMLFLDLIQEGNMGLVKAVEKFDYTKGFKFSTYATWWIRQAITRAIADQARTIRIPVHMVETINKLTRVQRQLVQDLGREPTAEEIAEKMENITPDKVREIQKIALEPVSLETPIGEEDDSHLGDFIEDKDAMSPDQYANNQLLKDEINNVLQGLTEREEKVLRLRFGLYDGRTRTLEEVGKEFNVTRERIRQIEAKALRKLKHPTRSKRLRDFVDKN; translated from the coding sequence ATGAAGAAAAACACCAAGACTAAGGAGACAAAAATGCCAGTTTACAAAACGTTGGATCAATTAAAGGAAGAATTTAAAAAGACCTATCTTGCCGATAAGGTGATTTATCAGAAGGATGTCATGGATGCTCTGGAGCATCTGGATCTGACTGATAATGATATGGATGACCTGTACGAATGGTTCGCTGCCGAAGGCATCGATATCAGCGAAGATGACGATATCGAAGAACTGGAAAATATCGATATTCCCGAAGCGGGAGCGATGACGCAGGATATCGGCGATGATCTGGAGTTTTTAGCGGAAGATGCCGGCGAGGATTTCGATGCGGAAGTTGAAGACGTTGAAGTTCCAGTCGACCTCAGCGAAACTTACAGCAGTTCTCCTTATGTACGGATCAATGACCCAGTCAAGATGTATCTGAAGGAAATCGGACGGGTACCGCTGCTGAATCCGGAAGATGAGCCGGAAATTGCCCGGCGGATTCAGGCCGGTGATGAAGAAGCTAAACGCATTCTGATTTCTTCCAATCTGCGTTTGGTCGTTTCGATTGCAAAAAAATATGTCGGCCGCGGCATGTTGTTTCTGGATCTGATTCAGGAAGGCAACATGGGTTTGGTCAAAGCTGTTGAAAAATTTGACTACACCAAGGGCTTTAAGTTTTCGACCTATGCAACCTGGTGGATCCGTCAGGCGATCACCCGTGCGATTGCCGACCAGGCTCGAACAATCCGAATTCCGGTACATATGGTAGAAACAATCAACAAATTAACTCGTGTACAGCGCCAGCTTGTTCAGGATCTGGGCCGGGAGCCGACGGCGGAGGAAATTGCCGAAAAGATGGAAAACATTACGCCGGACAAGGTTCGCGAAATTCAGAAGATTGCCTTGGAACCCGTATCGCTGGAAACGCCGATCGGTGAGGAAGATGATTCCCACCTGGGTGATTTTATCGAAGATAAAGACGCGATGTCGCCGGATCAGTATGCCAACAATCAGCTGCTGAAAGATGAGATCAACAATGTTCTGCAGGGCTTGACGGAACGGGAAGAAAAAGTGCTGCGGCTGCGGTTTGGCCTGTACGACGGCCGGACGCGGACGTTGGAGGAAGTCGGTAAGGAATTCAACGTAACCCGTGAACGTATTCGTCAGATTGAGGCGAAGGCACTGCGGAAGCTGAAACATCCGACCCGCTCGAAGCGGCTGCGGGATTTCGTCGATAAGAATTAA
- a CDS encoding tRNA (adenine(22)-N(1))-methyltransferase — protein MLSLRLKAIADCVPVGVIVADIGTDHAFLPVELVSSGQIPRAYACDIGVGPLEHARATIEEAGLQAQIALILTPGLEKVPADAEVAVIAGMGWMTAKSILENDFDRLAHFQLILVQVNREVASLRRWIMEHGFEIVTEKLVHDRHYYQIVGFRKAEKPVSYTEVQLRYGPLLLENLEPVLHEYYRYRREKLQRIAEQIEDPAKRTEILCQMEEIDHIILNRKSSD, from the coding sequence ATGTTAAGCCTGCGACTCAAGGCGATTGCCGATTGTGTTCCTGTCGGCGTGATCGTTGCGGATATTGGAACTGACCATGCTTTTTTACCGGTAGAATTGGTGTCTTCCGGACAAATCCCGCGCGCCTATGCCTGTGATATCGGAGTCGGGCCGTTGGAGCATGCCCGTGCTACGATTGAAGAAGCAGGGCTGCAGGCACAGATTGCTTTAATTCTGACGCCGGGACTGGAAAAAGTGCCGGCTGATGCGGAAGTGGCCGTGATTGCCGGAATGGGGTGGATGACCGCCAAATCAATCCTTGAAAATGATTTTGACCGGCTTGCCCATTTTCAGCTGATTCTAGTGCAGGTGAATCGCGAGGTCGCTTCACTGCGACGCTGGATTATGGAGCATGGTTTTGAAATTGTAACGGAAAAACTTGTGCATGACCGCCACTACTACCAGATTGTCGGTTTTCGTAAAGCGGAAAAACCAGTTTCCTATACTGAAGTTCAGCTGCGCTATGGCCCGCTGCTCTTAGAAAATCTGGAACCAGTTTTACATGAATATTACCGTTACCGCAGGGAGAAACTGCAGCGAATAGCCGAGCAGATTGAAGATCCGGCAAAGCGGACAGAAATTCTGTGCCAAATGGAAGAAATTGATCATATCATTTTAAATCGAAAGTCATCTGATTAA